Proteins co-encoded in one Astatotilapia calliptera chromosome 18, fAstCal1.2, whole genome shotgun sequence genomic window:
- the ppp1r7 gene encoding protein phosphatase 1 regulatory subunit 7 — translation MWLMSVYASTGLAARLSGVFTGNMASLSVGELQEMEVDRRGESEESGDDETRRKSINGDVDPNQPTATSKEESPVDMDTITLDPEEEDVDLVHCRIGKIEGLEVLQKAKTLSLRQNLIKKIENLDSLSALRELDFYDNQIRKLENLHNLTELEQLDMSFNVLRKVEGLEQLTRLKKLFLLHNKISSIANLEHLTGLEMLELGSNRIRVIENLDSLTSLQSLFLGTNKITRLQNLDALHNLTVLSIQSNRITKIEGLQNLINLKELYLSHNGVEIIEGLENNKKLTTLDIAANRVKKIENISHLTELQEFWMNDNQIDNWSDLDELKNATSLETVYLERNPLQKDPQYRRKIMLALPSVRQIDATFIRF, via the exons ATGTGGCTGATGTCAGTGTATGCCTCCACTGGATTGGCTGCGCGGTTGTCAGGAGTGTTTACAGGAAACATGGCTTCCCTGTCTGTTGGAGAGCTTCAAGAAATGGAAG TGGACCGGAGGGGAGAGTCTGAGGAGTCTGGTGATGATGAAACCAGGAGGAAGAGCATCAATGGCGATGTGGACCCTAATCAGCCCACTGCTACAA GTAAAGAAGAGTCTCCTGTTGACATGGACACCATAACTTTGGACCCTGAGGAAGAG GATGTCGATCTTGTTCACTGTCGTATTGGAAAGATTGAAGGACTGGAGGTGCTACAGAAGGCTAAA ACACTCTCCTTACGGCAGAACCTCATAAAAAAGATAGAAAACCTCGACAGTTTGAGTGCCCTGCGAGAACTAGATTTCTATGACAATCAGATCCGCAAACTGGAGAACCTGCACAACCTCACAGAGTTGGA GCAGCTTGACATGTCATTTAACGTTTTGAGGAAGGTGGAGGGTTTGGAGCAGTTGACTCGGCTGAAGAAACTTTTTCTGCTTCACAACAAAATTAGCAGCATTGCGAATCTGGAGCACCTCACAGGTCTGGAGATGCTGGAGCTCGGCTCCAATCGCATTAGG GTCATTGAAAACCTGGATTCACTTACATCTTTGCAAAGTTTGTTTCTTGGCACTAATAAAATAACAAGGCTTCAGAATCTGgacgctttacacaacctgacTGTTTTAAGCATCCAG AGCAACCGGATTACGAAAATTGAGGGGCTTCAGAACCTCATCAACCTGAAGGAGCTCTATCTGAGCCACAACGGCGTTGAGATCATTGAGGGGTTAGAAAACAAC AAAAAACTCACCACCCTCGACATCGCAGCCAATCGagtaaagaaaatagaaaacatcAGCCACCTGACGGAGCTGCAGGAGTTCTGG ATGAACGATAATCAGATAGATAACTGGTCTGACCTTGATGAGTTGAAGAACGCCACTTCTCTGGAGACAGTCTACCTTGAAAGAAACCCTCTACAGAAGGATCCACAGTACCGGCGAAAGATCATGCTGGCGCTGCCCAGCGTACGCCAGATCGACGCCACCTTTATCCGCTTCTAA
- the LOC113010892 gene encoding uncharacterized protein LOC113010892: protein MYSLRFVLILSFHVCRSLPVDADTVVLQIQQWRRAGSQQVEEQVLLNGIPLMGKSPEFNAVIKAVLDDTLLTSLISFNQTSSIRNHTILRSRECTWEGSKLRWADRVFADSQLYLTLNQNDMWTAHVQEAVAIKAVWDQEVQQTRAARLHLQEGCVKLMKHLNLSEKQSVPGILHLHLLVPLLALIMFGVLIMVSIVIYKIKGFRHPGGVIGSIVHYHRDMNEMTENDREIV, encoded by the exons ATGTATTCATTGCGCTTTGTTTTGATCCTATCATTTCACGTATGCCGGAGTCTTCCTGTCGATGCAG ATACCGTCGTACTGCAGATCCAGCAGTGGAGGAGGGCAGGAAGTCAGCAGGTTGAAGAGCAAGTCCTTCTCAATGGAATTCCTTTAATGGGCAAAAGCCCAGAATTCAATGCAGTTATCAAAGCCGTATTAGATGACACACTCCTAACATCTCTTATCAGTTTCAACCAGACCTCTTCAATAC GTAACCACACCATTCTTCGTTCTCGAGAATGCACGTGGGAAGGGTCTAAGCTGCGCTGGGCAGATCGTGTATTTGCTGACAGCCAGTTGTACCTGACTCTCAACCAGAATGACATGTGGACAGCCCACGTACAGGAGGCGGTGGCCATCAAAGCGGTTTGGGACCAGGAAGTGCAGCAAACAAGAGCAGCGAGACTCCATCTGCAGGAGGGATGCGTCAAGCTGATGAAGCATTTGAACCTTTCTGAGAAACAGTCAG TTCCAGGAATTCTTCACCTTCATCTTCTGGTCCCACTCCTGGCGCTCATTATGTTTGGTGTACTAATTATGGTCAGCATCGTtatctacaaaataaaag GTTTCAGGCACCCTGGAG GTGTCATTGGCTCAATTGTCCATTACCACAGAGATATGaatgaaatgactgaaaatgatCGGGAAATTGTGTAG
- the LOC113011384 gene encoding cell division cycle protein 20 homolog: protein MAQFGFENDIHSILKLDMPITNAPMARWQRKASSSNTSALSGLSPGKSANVSLSSSKTPSKTPGKNKKQTPSKMGGDRFIPIRNSKQMDVATFLLTKENEPADTNTSVTSETQKAWSVSLNGYNVEDAKILHLGGKPLNAPEGYQNNLKVLYTHTATPASIKKSRYISSTPDRILDAPDLRNDFYLNLLDWSSRNFLAVALHNSVYLWDATQGDILLLMKMEREEDYICSLSWTKEGSYLAVGTSDCKVQLWDVENQKRLRSMASHTARVGSLSWNDHVVSSGSRSGHIHHHDVRVADHHIGTLTAHAQEVCGLKWSPDGRYLASGGNDNLVCIWPRAQGGSAGNDSQLIRCWSEHQGAVKALAWCPWQPNILASGGGTSDRHIRIWNVNSGSCISSLDTQSQISSLVFAPNYKELVSAHGYAHNNVVVWKYPSLSKVAELNGHDDRVLSLTLSPDCSTVATVAADETIRLWKSFEMDPIKKKAKERMVKSTSSVIHQSIR, encoded by the exons ATGGCGCAGTTTGGGTTTGAGAACGACATCCACAGCATCTTGAAGCTGGACATGCCGATCACAAACGCTCCCATGGCGAGGTGGCAGAGAAAGGCGAGCTCATCAAACACATCCGCCCTGAGCGGCTTGTCGCCGGGAAAGTCTGCTAATGTGTCCCTGAGCTCATCAAAAACACCAAGCAAAACGCCAG gcaaaaacaagaaacaaacccCATCCAAGATGGGGGGTGATCGTTTCATTCCCATCAGAAACAGCAAGCAAATGGATGTGGCAACTTTCCTGCTGACAAAGGAGAATGAGCCAGCGGACACAAACACATCAGTTACATCA GAAACCCAGAAAGCGTGGTCTGTGTCACTGAATGGATACAACGTTGAAGATGCAAAGATCCTCCATCTTGGAGGGAAACCACTTAATGCACCAGAAG GCTACCAAAACAACCTAAAAGTCCTCTACACTCACACAGCAACCCCTGCCTCTATTAAAAAGTCCAGATACATATCTTCAACTCCTGACAGGATCTTGGATGCTCCTGATCTTAGAAATGATTTCT ATTTGAATCTACTTGATTGGAGCAGTAGAAATTTTCTCGCTGTTGCTCTTCATAACAGTGTTTACCTGTGGGATGCCACTCAAGGAGACATCCTTCTTCTCATGAAGATGGAGCGTGAAGAGGACTACATCTGCTCCCTGTCCTGGACTAAAGAGGGAAGCTACCTAGCTGTTGGCACCAGTGACTGCAAGGTTCAG TTGTGGGATGTTGAAAATCAGAAGCGCTTGCGCAGCATGGCCAGCCACACAGCAAGGGTTGGAAGTCTGAGCTGGAATGACCATGTTGTCTCCAG TGGCTCCAGATCTGGACACATCCACCACCATGATGTGAGGGTGGCAGACCATCACATCGGCACCCTGACTGCTCACGCACAGGAAGTGTGCGGCCTGAAGTGGTCCCCTGATGGGCGATACTTGGCTAGTGGAGGCAATGATAACTTGGTGTGCATATGGCCCCGTGCACAGGGGGGCAGTGCTGGCAACGACAGCCAGCTGATCCGTTGCTGGAGCGAACATCAGGGAGCAGTCAAG GCTCTGGCCTGGTGTCCATGGCAGCCCAATATCCTTGCATCTGGAGGTGGTACTAGCGACCGCCACATCCGTATCTGGAATGTAAACAGTGGCTCCTGTATCAGTTCGCTTGACACTCAGTCCCAG ATCTCATCCCTGGTGTTTGCACCCAACTACAAGGAGCTGGTCTCTGCTCATGGATATGCCCACAACAATGTTGTTGTCTGGAAATATCCCTCTCTCAGTAAAGTCGCAGAGCTCAATG gcCATGACGACAGAGTTCTGAGTTTGACTCTCAGTCCGGACTGCTCGACTGTTGCTACTGTTGCTGCAGATGAGACCATTCGCCTGTGGAAGAGCTTCGAAATGGATCCCATTAAGAAGAAGGCTAAAGAGAGGATGGTGAAATCAACCAGCAGCGTCATTCATCAGTCCATCAGATAA
- the LOC113011275 gene encoding elongation of very long chain fatty acids protein 1-like isoform X1 — protein MLQEAITSVVEFHSYLQSRTDARVRDYPLMQSPVHMTTILLGYVAFSVYVGPRVMANRKPFHLNTAMIIYNVSMVLLNAYIVYEFMMSGWATTFTWRCDLIDRSTSPQALRMIWVAWLFYFSKFIELLDTVFFVLRKKQGQITFLHVFHHSFMPWTWWWGVSLTPAGGMGSFHAMVNATVHVIMYTYYALSAAGPRFHKYLWWKKYMTAIQLTQFILVSIHISQYYFMEKCDYQVPFWIHLIWMYGVLFFLLFSHFWVQAYIKGNRLPLTPEKSKQNGSTSEPFTVVANGKHLQNGNSHHCTNGKIFMGKVKEV, from the exons ATGCTGCAAGAGGCTATAACAAGCGTTGTTGAGTTCCACAGTTATCTACAATCAAGAACTG ATGCCAGAGTCAGAGATTACCCTCTGATGCAGAGCCCCGTGCACATGACGACCATCCTCCTGGGTTACGTTGCCTTCTCCGTGTACGTGGGGCCTCGCGTGATGGCAAATCGCAAACCTTTCCACCTCAACACCGCCATGATAATCTACAATGTTTCCATGGTTCTGTTGAATGCCTACATAGTGTATGAG TTTATGATGTCTGGATGGGCCACCACCTTCACATGGAGATGCGACCTTATTGACCGTTCCACCAGCCCACAGGCTCTTAGG ATGATTTGGGTGGCctggctgttttatttttccaaattcaTTGAGCTTCTTGACACA gTATTCTTTGTGCTGAGAAAGAAACAAGGTCAGATCACATTTCTTCACGTCTTCCATCACTCCTTTATGCCCTGGACGTGGTGGTGGGGCGTCAGCCTGACACCCG CTGGAGGAATGGGCTCCTTCCATGCCATGGTGAATGCAACAGTCCATGTTATCATGTACACCTACTACGCACTCTCTGCTGCAGGGCCTCGCTTCCACAAATACTTGTGGTGGAAGAAGTACATGACCGCAATCCAGCTT ACGCAGTTCATTCTGGTCTCCATTCACATCAGCCAATACTACTTCATGGAAAAGTGTGACTATCAAGTCCCCTTTTGGATCCACCTGATCTGGATGTATGGGGTCTTATTCTTTCTCCTGTTCTCCCACTTTTGGGTGCAGGCCTACATAAAAGGCAACAGACTTCCCCTCACGCCCGAAAAGTCGAAACAGAACGGCTCAACCAGCGAACCGTTCACTGTGGTGGCCAACGGAAAGCACCTTCAGAATGGCAACAGTCACCACTGCACCAACGGCAAAATCTTCATGGGCAAAGTCAAGGAAGTCTAA
- the LOC113011275 gene encoding elongation of very long chain fatty acids protein 1-like isoform X2 translates to MLQEAITSVVEFHSYLQSRTDARVRDYPLMQSPVHMTTILLGYVAFSVYVGPRVMANRKPFHLNTAMIIYNVSMVLLNAYIVYEFMMSGWATTFTWRCDLIDRSTSPQALRVFFVLRKKQGQITFLHVFHHSFMPWTWWWGVSLTPAGGMGSFHAMVNATVHVIMYTYYALSAAGPRFHKYLWWKKYMTAIQLTQFILVSIHISQYYFMEKCDYQVPFWIHLIWMYGVLFFLLFSHFWVQAYIKGNRLPLTPEKSKQNGSTSEPFTVVANGKHLQNGNSHHCTNGKIFMGKVKEV, encoded by the exons ATGCTGCAAGAGGCTATAACAAGCGTTGTTGAGTTCCACAGTTATCTACAATCAAGAACTG ATGCCAGAGTCAGAGATTACCCTCTGATGCAGAGCCCCGTGCACATGACGACCATCCTCCTGGGTTACGTTGCCTTCTCCGTGTACGTGGGGCCTCGCGTGATGGCAAATCGCAAACCTTTCCACCTCAACACCGCCATGATAATCTACAATGTTTCCATGGTTCTGTTGAATGCCTACATAGTGTATGAG TTTATGATGTCTGGATGGGCCACCACCTTCACATGGAGATGCGACCTTATTGACCGTTCCACCAGCCCACAGGCTCTTAGG gTATTCTTTGTGCTGAGAAAGAAACAAGGTCAGATCACATTTCTTCACGTCTTCCATCACTCCTTTATGCCCTGGACGTGGTGGTGGGGCGTCAGCCTGACACCCG CTGGAGGAATGGGCTCCTTCCATGCCATGGTGAATGCAACAGTCCATGTTATCATGTACACCTACTACGCACTCTCTGCTGCAGGGCCTCGCTTCCACAAATACTTGTGGTGGAAGAAGTACATGACCGCAATCCAGCTT ACGCAGTTCATTCTGGTCTCCATTCACATCAGCCAATACTACTTCATGGAAAAGTGTGACTATCAAGTCCCCTTTTGGATCCACCTGATCTGGATGTATGGGGTCTTATTCTTTCTCCTGTTCTCCCACTTTTGGGTGCAGGCCTACATAAAAGGCAACAGACTTCCCCTCACGCCCGAAAAGTCGAAACAGAACGGCTCAACCAGCGAACCGTTCACTGTGGTGGCCAACGGAAAGCACCTTCAGAATGGCAACAGTCACCACTGCACCAACGGCAAAATCTTCATGGGCAAAGTCAAGGAAGTCTAA